From a single Desulfuribacillus alkaliarsenatis genomic region:
- a CDS encoding M14 family metallopeptidase, whose protein sequence is MLYTIQQGDTLYKIANQYGITVDDILTVNPQIINPNALQVGQRIIIPVQGTQPRDTVRYVVRAGDTLYRIARRYNVSLESIIAHNPQIADPSRLVVGQVIYIPKRVLREYEIQPGDTMYLIARRFNVPLDKIIAANPQIDPQRLQVGQIIYIPDAPPTRIVDPLQEYGYDEMVKDLEQIQERYGFIQISTIGQSIEGRNLYVVRIGTGPKEVHFNGSFHANEWITTPLLMNFIEDYAIAYDANQPLRGYNVQELFNETSLYVVPMVNPDGVELVLEGIDPTNPRYDEVVAINRSSLNFDSWKANIRGVDLNNQFPAFWEEEYRRKGITQPAPLNYPGPRPLSEPESQAMAEFTRNRNFRMVLAYHSQGEVIFWGYRDMEPPEAEGIVRRFQEVSGYQPIRTVVSDAGYKDWFIQEWRRPGFTVEVGRGINPLPISQYPRIYEDNVRILLEALRL, encoded by the coding sequence ATGTTATATACAATTCAACAGGGAGACACATTGTATAAAATTGCCAACCAGTATGGTATTACAGTTGATGATATTTTAACGGTAAACCCACAAATCATCAATCCGAATGCTTTGCAAGTAGGGCAACGAATTATTATTCCTGTACAAGGAACGCAGCCTAGGGATACGGTGCGATATGTAGTACGAGCAGGGGATACACTTTATAGAATTGCCAGAAGATACAATGTTAGTCTTGAGTCAATTATTGCCCATAATCCACAAATTGCAGATCCTAGTAGATTGGTGGTAGGCCAAGTAATATATATTCCAAAGCGGGTATTAAGGGAGTATGAAATCCAGCCAGGTGATACTATGTATCTAATTGCCCGCAGATTCAACGTTCCCTTAGATAAAATTATTGCCGCTAATCCGCAAATTGACCCGCAACGGCTTCAGGTAGGTCAGATTATCTATATTCCAGATGCACCACCAACTCGTATTGTTGATCCTTTGCAGGAATACGGCTATGATGAAATGGTGAAGGATTTAGAGCAGATACAAGAGCGCTATGGTTTTATACAGATTTCAACGATTGGTCAGTCAATAGAAGGCAGGAATCTATATGTTGTGCGTATAGGTACTGGTCCGAAGGAAGTACATTTTAATGGTTCGTTCCATGCTAATGAATGGATTACGACACCTTTGCTTATGAACTTCATTGAGGATTATGCTATTGCTTATGACGCTAATCAGCCACTTAGAGGCTATAATGTACAGGAGTTATTTAACGAGACGAGCTTATACGTTGTACCTATGGTTAATCCAGATGGGGTAGAACTAGTGCTTGAAGGTATAGATCCGACAAATCCTCGCTATGACGAGGTTGTAGCTATTAACCGTAGTTCTTTAAATTTTGATAGTTGGAAGGCAAATATTCGCGGTGTCGATTTAAATAATCAGTTCCCAGCTTTCTGGGAGGAAGAATATCGGCGCAAAGGCATTACACAACCAGCACCACTAAACTATCCAGGACCAAGACCATTATCCGAGCCTGAGTCACAAGCTATGGCGGAATTTACTAGAAATCGCAATTTCCGTATGGTATTAGCCTATCATTCACAGGGGGAAGTAATATTCTGGGGTTACCGAGATATGGAGCCGCCGGAGGCTGAAGGTATAGTAAGACGCTTCCAGGAAGTCAGTGGATACCAACCAATTCGTACTGTGGTAAGTGATGCAGGCTACAAGGACTGGTTTATCCAAGAGTGGCGCAGACCTGGGTTTACTGTTGAAGTTGGTCGTGGAATAAATCCTTTACCGATTAGTCAATACCCGAGAATTTATGAAGACAACGTTAGGATATTATTAGAAGCATTAAGACTATAG